The following proteins are encoded in a genomic region of Nonomuraea muscovyensis:
- a CDS encoding CU044_5270 family protein, whose protein sequence is MNSDQIFKNRARALDEDLTGRASTAGADALLAEIVSLERTPARRRRMPSSGRALLGLAATAAAVAVIAPGMLPDGTPPAGPQPTTSLSVAAEPTARQILLAAAVAVEQARADGDYWRVRTVSQAMLTDPTRSYVLEEKRSTEQWLAKQPDLRSWRIRQDLGVKPATARDEAAWRAAGAPTSWRYPENMKTENLFAVPFGPLEAAAGERTAEQLRGTWKGQAGDLAGKSLTWKETRAIPGEPETLRSYLEERIGRLDLTGSGMDVEEARAHILLRDCVDIISTLPASPETRASAYRILASLPAIRAEGEMTDPLGRRGQTLSYQEEIEPGLFSKVRLVVDPSAGLLLAEVRTNTTELADGRRAELRVTTSFQAVGWTDERPDLPTRRN, encoded by the coding sequence GTGAACAGCGACCAGATCTTCAAGAACCGGGCGAGAGCGCTGGACGAGGACCTGACCGGCCGGGCGTCCACCGCGGGGGCGGACGCGCTGCTGGCGGAGATCGTCTCGCTGGAGCGCACCCCCGCCAGGCGGCGGCGCATGCCCTCTTCTGGCCGCGCTCTGCTCGGCCTGGCCGCGACCGCCGCCGCGGTGGCGGTCATCGCCCCCGGGATGCTGCCTGACGGTACGCCCCCCGCCGGGCCTCAGCCCACCACGTCGCTGTCCGTGGCAGCCGAGCCGACCGCCCGGCAGATCCTGCTCGCGGCTGCCGTCGCCGTGGAGCAGGCCCGTGCGGATGGCGACTACTGGCGCGTCAGGACGGTCTCCCAGGCGATGTTGACCGACCCCACCCGCAGCTATGTGCTCGAGGAGAAGCGGTCCACGGAGCAGTGGCTGGCGAAGCAGCCGGACCTGCGGAGCTGGCGCATCCGTCAGGATCTCGGCGTCAAGCCCGCGACCGCGCGGGACGAGGCGGCCTGGCGGGCCGCGGGGGCGCCCACCAGCTGGCGATACCCCGAGAACATGAAGACGGAGAACCTGTTCGCCGTCCCGTTCGGGCCGCTGGAGGCGGCGGCAGGTGAGCGAACCGCCGAACAGCTTCGCGGCACCTGGAAGGGCCAGGCCGGTGACCTGGCAGGGAAATCGTTGACCTGGAAGGAGACGCGCGCGATCCCGGGCGAGCCCGAGACGCTCCGGAGCTACCTGGAAGAGCGCATCGGCCGGCTGGATCTGACCGGATCCGGGATGGACGTGGAGGAGGCGAGGGCACACATCCTTCTCCGAGACTGTGTGGACATCATCAGTACCCTGCCCGCCTCGCCCGAGACCCGGGCATCCGCGTACCGAATCCTTGCGTCTCTGCCCGCAATACGGGCCGAGGGGGAGATGACAGACCCGCTGGGCCGGCGAGGGCAGACGCTCAGCTATCAGGAGGAAATAGAGCCGGGCCTGTTCTCCAAGGTCCGACTCGTGGTCGATCCCAGCGCCGGCCTGCTTCTCGCCGAGGTGAGGACGAACACCACCGAGCTCGCGGACGGGCGGCGGGCGGAGCTCCGTGTCACCACCTCGTTCCAGGCGGTCGGCTGGACCGACGAACGCCCGGACCTGCCCACCCGTCGGAACTGA
- a CDS encoding response regulator transcription factor: MSITERARERARRAVAGLTGRERDVLAGLGEGLSNAEIAGRLYLGETTVKGYVSQVLTKLGCANRTQAALVAHDAGLTRR; this comes from the coding sequence GTGTCGATCACCGAGCGCGCGCGTGAGCGGGCCCGCCGGGCCGTCGCGGGACTCACCGGCCGGGAGCGGGACGTGCTCGCCGGTCTCGGCGAGGGCCTGTCCAACGCCGAGATCGCGGGCCGGCTGTACCTGGGGGAGACCACGGTCAAGGGATATGTCTCCCAGGTCCTGACCAAGCTCGGCTGCGCCAACCGTACCCAGGCCGCGCTCGTCGCCCACGACGCCGGGCTCACCCGCCGCTGA